One segment of Rubripirellula amarantea DNA contains the following:
- a CDS encoding thioredoxin family protein, with the protein MNRFMVVKGWGSLVILLGMCVVSAAEMPRLIPAASQTAVTAKPRQPNVVWHDSIESGWAEARRRNVPMVIFITSERCKYCDAMKQDTWCDGTIGERLKDHFVAIRLSPQDNPETLKRIEVTSYPTTLIGIPEGKIIDHRVGYQPVAAMHGLLSEVRMKLLRR; encoded by the coding sequence GTGAACCGATTCATGGTTGTAAAGGGATGGGGATCCCTCGTTATTTTGCTAGGCATGTGCGTTGTTAGTGCGGCCGAAATGCCGCGATTAATTCCAGCCGCCAGCCAAACCGCCGTCACGGCGAAGCCAAGACAACCCAACGTCGTTTGGCACGATTCGATCGAATCCGGCTGGGCGGAAGCTCGTCGTCGGAACGTTCCGATGGTGATCTTCATCACCAGTGAGCGATGTAAGTACTGCGACGCTATGAAGCAGGATACGTGGTGCGACGGTACGATTGGCGAACGTCTTAAAGATCACTTCGTCGCAATTCGCTTGTCCCCTCAAGACAATCCAGAAACGCTAAAGCGTATCGAAGTCACTTCCTACCCGACAACTCTGATCGGTATCCCGGAGGGCAAGATCATTGATCATCGAGTCGGTTATCAGCCGGTCGCCGCGATGCACGGATTGCTAAGCGAAGTTCGCATGAAGCTGTTACGCCGTTAG
- a CDS encoding serine/threonine-protein kinase — MNKQAHPSDEVLQRCVGQTAEPAIEEALVKHLDECVDCQNRMNALVESENIVSVLKRESASTKSAKPGSRADSTETYSLADFAVAFLEPSNQPDSIGRLGEFEILSVIGHGGMGIVLKGFQQELNRPVAVKVMSPHLAMVAVARKRFLREAQATAAIVHPNVMPILSVSESASLPFLVMPFVACLSLQQRLDMEGPLPIAELLRIAVQVAHGLAAAHAQGLVHRDVKPANILLERSVDRAMLTDFGLARAADDVSVTRSGVIAGTPEYMSPEQARGEPIDARSDLFSLGSVIYACATGYPPFRAETSYGVLRKISDDVPRPMRIQNPEVPSWLEQLTGELLAKQPASRPDRAHEVAELLERCLAYVQHPTVHTLPKRLQTKATDMKRLLIITVLAALTASMLIGGGMFAYWLKAVEAPSRRSSSIPYRAQEVVPDPLDQELRRLHDHADELMSEIESGQ, encoded by the coding sequence ATGAATAAGCAAGCACATCCCAGCGATGAAGTATTGCAGCGATGCGTTGGACAAACAGCGGAACCTGCGATCGAAGAAGCTCTGGTGAAGCACCTGGATGAGTGTGTGGATTGCCAAAACCGAATGAACGCTTTGGTTGAAAGCGAGAACATCGTAAGCGTGCTTAAACGCGAATCCGCATCGACCAAGTCTGCCAAGCCCGGATCACGCGCCGACTCGACGGAAACTTATTCATTGGCTGACTTCGCTGTCGCTTTTCTTGAACCATCAAACCAACCGGATTCGATAGGTCGACTTGGTGAGTTCGAAATTCTATCGGTGATTGGCCATGGCGGAATGGGCATCGTGCTGAAAGGATTCCAACAGGAACTCAATCGCCCAGTGGCCGTAAAGGTGATGTCACCCCACCTAGCGATGGTCGCTGTCGCAAGGAAACGTTTTCTTAGAGAGGCTCAGGCGACTGCCGCGATTGTTCACCCCAATGTGATGCCGATACTATCGGTCAGTGAATCCGCTTCGTTGCCGTTCTTGGTAATGCCCTTTGTCGCTTGTCTTTCGCTACAGCAACGGTTGGACATGGAAGGGCCACTGCCAATCGCTGAGTTGTTGCGAATTGCTGTGCAAGTTGCCCATGGCTTAGCAGCCGCTCACGCTCAGGGACTTGTTCATCGTGATGTCAAACCAGCGAACATTTTGCTCGAACGCAGTGTCGACCGGGCGATGTTGACTGACTTTGGACTTGCGCGCGCTGCGGATGATGTCTCGGTAACTCGCAGCGGCGTGATCGCTGGAACACCCGAGTACATGTCACCCGAACAGGCGCGCGGAGAGCCAATCGACGCTCGAAGTGACCTGTTCTCTCTTGGCAGTGTGATTTACGCGTGCGCAACGGGATATCCGCCATTTCGTGCGGAAACCAGCTATGGAGTGCTACGGAAAATTTCCGATGATGTTCCTCGCCCCATGCGAATTCAGAATCCCGAAGTTCCTTCATGGCTTGAACAATTGACCGGTGAGTTACTCGCCAAGCAACCAGCTTCGCGACCCGATCGCGCGCATGAGGTTGCCGAGCTACTGGAGCGTTGTTTGGCGTACGTTCAGCATCCCACCGTTCACACGCTACCGAAAAGACTTCAGACAAAAGCTACCGATATGAAAAGGCTGTTGATAATCACAGTGCTGGCCGCACTCACTGCGTCCATGCTTATCGGTGGTGGGATGTTCGCGTATTGGTTGAAGGCGGTTGAAGCTCCATCCCGACGGTCTAGCTCCATTCCCTACCGAGCCCAAGAGGTAGTGCCTGACCCTCTCGATCAAGAACTGCGTCGTCTTCATGATCATGCAGATGAGCTGATGAGTGAAATTGAATCTGGCCAATGA
- the proS gene encoding proline--tRNA ligase, with the protein MAKAPQNAISPSRSEDYPQWYQEVIKAADLAENSPVRGCMVIKPWGYRLWENMQRALDDMFKATGHQNAYFPIFIPMSFLEKEAEHVEGFAKECAVVTHHRLEPDPDGGLRPAGKLEEPLIVRPTSETIIGATFAKWVQSHRDLPLLINQWANVVRWEMRTRLFLRTAEFLWQEGHTVHATAEEAIEETERMVAVYADFAENWMAMPVIVGAKTPGERFPGAVETLSIEAMMQDRKALQAGTSHFLGQNFSKAQEIMFQAESGEREFAWTTSWGVSTRLIGALIMTHSDDDGFVLPPRLAPAQVVILPIYRDDEQRAAVLEYVESLKSELQSQSYADAPVRVEIDDRDMRGGEKKWHHVKRGVPIRLEVGPKDIEKNAVFMGRRDESKSKGIDRAELVSSIGTILADMQQALFNRALKLREDNTTTITNEADFRKFFTSTDEDSIHGGFAYCHFADEESIEPLLKELKVTIRCVPRDNNDTPGTCFATGKPAEKQAIFAKAY; encoded by the coding sequence ATGGCCAAAGCTCCTCAAAACGCAATCTCACCGTCCCGAAGCGAAGACTATCCCCAGTGGTACCAAGAAGTCATTAAGGCGGCTGATCTTGCCGAAAATTCGCCTGTTCGCGGGTGCATGGTCATCAAGCCTTGGGGTTATCGGTTGTGGGAGAACATGCAACGGGCTCTTGATGACATGTTCAAAGCCACAGGGCACCAAAACGCTTACTTCCCCATTTTTATTCCGATGAGCTTCCTCGAAAAGGAAGCGGAACACGTCGAAGGATTTGCCAAAGAGTGCGCCGTCGTCACTCACCATCGTCTTGAACCAGATCCCGATGGCGGTCTGCGCCCTGCCGGCAAACTGGAAGAACCGCTGATCGTTCGTCCGACTAGCGAAACCATCATCGGTGCGACATTCGCAAAGTGGGTGCAGAGTCACCGCGACTTGCCACTGCTGATCAACCAATGGGCAAACGTTGTACGCTGGGAAATGCGCACTCGGTTGTTTCTTCGAACCGCAGAATTCCTTTGGCAAGAAGGCCACACGGTTCACGCAACCGCCGAAGAGGCCATCGAAGAAACCGAACGGATGGTCGCCGTTTACGCCGACTTTGCTGAAAACTGGATGGCGATGCCCGTGATCGTGGGGGCCAAAACACCCGGTGAGCGTTTCCCAGGCGCGGTTGAAACGCTATCAATCGAAGCAATGATGCAAGATCGTAAAGCACTGCAAGCTGGTACGAGTCACTTCCTGGGACAAAATTTCTCGAAAGCTCAAGAGATCATGTTCCAAGCTGAAAGCGGAGAACGGGAATTCGCTTGGACGACTTCTTGGGGCGTTTCCACTCGCTTGATTGGAGCGTTGATCATGACGCACAGCGATGATGACGGATTCGTACTGCCGCCTCGTTTGGCACCTGCCCAAGTGGTGATCTTGCCGATCTATCGCGATGACGAACAACGCGCTGCCGTATTGGAATATGTCGAATCGTTGAAGTCTGAATTGCAATCGCAGTCTTACGCCGATGCACCTGTTCGCGTCGAGATCGACGACCGCGATATGCGTGGTGGAGAAAAGAAGTGGCACCACGTGAAGCGCGGCGTGCCGATTCGTTTGGAAGTCGGGCCCAAAGACATCGAAAAGAATGCCGTCTTCATGGGCCGCCGTGACGAATCGAAAAGCAAAGGCATTGATCGCGCTGAATTGGTCTCGTCCATTGGCACTATCTTGGCCGATATGCAGCAGGCGCTTTTCAACCGCGCACTAAAGCTGCGTGAAGACAACACAACGACGATCACTAACGAAGCTGACTTTCGGAAGTTCTTCACTTCGACCGACGAAGACTCGATTCACGGCGGTTTTGCGTACTGCCACTTTGCCGATGAAGAATCCATCGAGCCCTTGCTAAAGGAACTCAAGGTAACCATTCGTTGCGTGCCTCGAGACAATAACGACACGCCGGGAACATGCTTTGCCACTGGCAAGCCTGCCGAAAAGCAAGCGATCTTCGCGAAGGCTTACTAA
- a CDS encoding PVC-type heme-binding CxxCH protein, which produces MIRFLCFALSLALTICSTAQGQATDVLSDQVQEVVKAYQGQGVQPDDSQPTSPDNVLSTFTLDKGIEVDLVAHEPGVEQPLFLTWDSRGRMWVVEYRQYQYPAGLKVVKYDQYLRAVFDKTPAPPPKGTQGLDRITVLEDTNHDGTFDRSKVVIEGLNIATSVQVGRGGIWVLNPPYLLFYPDADGDDVPDSDPEVHLSGFGLQDTHSVANSLTWGIDGWLYGANGSTTGGTVRSEGTPEGVSFEGQCIWRYHPESKRFEIFAEGGGNTFSVEIDSVGRIFSGTNWGNTRGLHYPQGAYFIKNWGKHGPLTNPHAYGYFEHMKCEGDSRRFAQAFTIYEGGLFDDEFQGSIIAPNSLHNVVWRSKLVPVGSTYRTVDQANLMESSDRWFRPVYAGVGPDGAIYMADWYDTRLSHLSPIDNWHKDSGRLYRVRPQGTSPRYVHGDLHTQSSDQLLQRFDDPNRWVRQRAVLELSWRGDDSITPKLIEMVDDESSIEALWVLHALNKLTPQHIALWVDHDSPHIRRWIVRLCGDDPTKPLPSAVSNALAQAARHERDSQVRVQYASTAKRVDPKTGMAIVANMLHGHDDSNDLHLPMMLWWAVEHQADDWDAIESWLSDDSMWSHPLVRQTILSRLMQRYASTGSSDHFANAARLLAMAPDDKDTLKPLLEGINRAFQGRAVPDLPQVLADAMKTYRDSLGQSGLVLAIRQGDVSSHSKAIAALADRNADAGLRMELASALSERRVDGCVATLLDLATAKTTTNRALQRVAIASLANFDEESVADRLLQSFQSSISNEDDLRATACRTLASRLGWATKLLEQVNQWHVAASDVPPDAVQRMRTFDSSDLSKSLDQAFGKEAEMSGPEKKAMLERMRKSLSATRSSASASAGKVHFDAKCANCHQLFGEGKLVGPALDGYQRSNPMFWLPAIIEPSLEIREGYQSYRALTFDGQVITGMIAQQSPETVTLKLADGLSRILDRDDLEIFEPIPTSLMPEGLLDTFSEQELADLFAYLSRDAK; this is translated from the coding sequence ATGATACGTTTCTTGTGCTTCGCACTCTCACTCGCGCTAACGATTTGTTCGACAGCACAAGGGCAAGCTACTGATGTACTAAGCGATCAAGTTCAAGAAGTGGTGAAGGCGTACCAAGGGCAGGGCGTCCAACCAGACGATTCGCAACCGACGTCACCGGACAACGTTTTATCCACGTTCACATTGGACAAAGGTATTGAAGTTGATTTGGTCGCTCACGAACCCGGCGTGGAACAACCTCTATTCTTGACTTGGGATTCGCGGGGACGCATGTGGGTCGTTGAGTACCGGCAATACCAGTATCCCGCTGGATTAAAGGTCGTGAAGTATGACCAATACCTGCGTGCAGTATTTGACAAAACGCCGGCCCCACCACCGAAAGGAACCCAAGGCCTCGACCGTATCACCGTACTGGAAGACACCAACCACGATGGCACGTTTGACCGATCCAAAGTGGTCATCGAGGGACTCAACATTGCCACGTCGGTCCAAGTCGGACGCGGCGGGATTTGGGTCCTCAACCCACCCTACTTACTATTTTATCCAGATGCTGATGGAGACGATGTTCCCGACAGTGATCCGGAAGTCCACCTTTCCGGATTTGGACTGCAAGACACCCACTCGGTCGCCAACAGTTTGACTTGGGGAATCGATGGTTGGCTTTATGGAGCCAATGGCAGCACAACCGGTGGAACGGTCCGAAGTGAGGGCACGCCCGAAGGAGTATCCTTTGAAGGCCAATGCATTTGGCGATATCACCCCGAAAGCAAACGATTCGAAATCTTTGCTGAAGGCGGCGGCAATACTTTCAGCGTGGAAATTGATTCCGTCGGAAGGATTTTTTCGGGAACAAATTGGGGGAACACGCGAGGACTTCATTACCCGCAAGGTGCCTATTTCATCAAGAACTGGGGCAAGCATGGACCTCTTACTAATCCCCATGCCTATGGGTACTTCGAACATATGAAGTGCGAAGGCGATTCACGTCGCTTTGCTCAGGCATTCACGATTTATGAAGGAGGCCTCTTTGATGATGAATTCCAAGGTAGCATCATCGCGCCAAACTCACTGCACAACGTCGTATGGCGTTCGAAACTTGTTCCCGTTGGATCGACGTATCGAACCGTCGATCAAGCCAACCTAATGGAAAGTTCCGATCGTTGGTTCCGTCCGGTTTACGCTGGCGTTGGCCCTGATGGTGCAATCTACATGGCGGATTGGTACGACACACGACTGAGCCACCTATCACCCATCGACAATTGGCACAAAGACAGCGGTCGGCTTTATCGGGTTCGACCTCAAGGTACGTCACCGCGATACGTCCACGGTGATTTACACACTCAATCGAGTGACCAATTGCTGCAACGCTTCGATGATCCCAATAGATGGGTGCGTCAGCGTGCGGTGCTAGAACTGAGTTGGCGAGGCGATGATTCGATCACTCCCAAATTGATCGAAATGGTAGACGATGAGTCTTCGATCGAGGCACTCTGGGTTCTCCACGCACTTAATAAATTGACGCCTCAGCATATTGCTTTGTGGGTCGATCATGATTCACCACACATTCGTCGTTGGATCGTACGTTTGTGCGGTGACGATCCAACCAAGCCACTGCCGTCCGCTGTATCGAATGCGTTGGCGCAAGCCGCACGCCACGAGCGAGATTCACAAGTACGAGTGCAGTATGCCAGCACGGCCAAGCGAGTTGATCCCAAGACGGGCATGGCAATCGTAGCCAATATGTTACATGGCCATGATGACTCGAACGACTTGCACTTGCCAATGATGCTTTGGTGGGCGGTCGAACACCAGGCCGATGATTGGGATGCGATTGAAAGCTGGCTATCCGATGATTCCATGTGGTCGCATCCTTTGGTGCGCCAGACTATTTTGTCGCGTTTAATGCAACGATATGCTTCGACTGGATCGTCGGACCACTTTGCCAACGCCGCACGCCTGCTCGCGATGGCACCCGACGATAAAGACACTCTCAAACCCTTGCTTGAAGGCATTAACCGTGCGTTCCAAGGCAGAGCCGTGCCAGACTTGCCGCAAGTGTTGGCGGATGCGATGAAAACGTACCGTGATTCGTTGGGTCAATCAGGCCTTGTCCTGGCGATCCGACAGGGTGACGTTTCATCGCATTCGAAAGCGATCGCTGCACTTGCGGACCGCAACGCCGACGCGGGACTGCGAATGGAGCTAGCCAGTGCGTTAAGCGAACGCCGAGTCGATGGTTGTGTGGCAACGCTGCTAGATTTGGCGACGGCCAAGACGACTACCAATCGTGCACTTCAACGAGTTGCAATCGCTTCGCTGGCAAACTTCGATGAGGAATCGGTTGCCGATCGCTTGCTGCAGAGTTTTCAGTCCAGTATTTCTAACGAAGATGATTTACGTGCGACCGCTTGCCGGACTTTGGCATCACGGTTGGGATGGGCAACGAAACTGCTCGAACAGGTCAACCAATGGCACGTCGCGGCATCGGACGTCCCGCCTGATGCCGTCCAGCGAATGCGAACGTTTGATTCGAGCGATTTATCCAAGTCACTTGATCAAGCATTTGGTAAAGAAGCTGAAATGTCAGGACCGGAAAAGAAAGCGATGCTTGAGCGAATGCGCAAGTCACTATCTGCAACGCGATCGAGCGCGAGTGCTTCGGCGGGGAAAGTTCATTTTGATGCCAAGTGTGCCAATTGCCATCAATTGTTCGGCGAAGGGAAATTGGTGGGACCGGCTCTCGATGGCTACCAACGATCCAACCCGATGTTCTGGTTACCCGCGATCATTGAACCAAGCTTAGAAATTCGCGAAGGTTATCAGTCCTACCGCGCGCTCACGTTCGATGGCCAAGTCATCACCGGAATGATCGCTCAGCAGTCACCCGAGACGGTCACCCTCAAATTGGCTGATGGACTCAGCCGTATTCTTGATCGTGACGACTTGGAAATCTTTGAACCGATTCCGACTTCCCTGATGCCCGAGGGTTTGCTGGATACGTTTAGCGAGCAAGAGTTGGCAGACTTGTTCGCCTACCTTTCCAGAGACGCCAAATAG